CGCCCATGCTCGCTGACTGCTCGCGCAGGCCGACATTTTTGCGCAAGGCTTCATAGGTCACCGGCATGGTCGCGGTGGAGCTGCCCGTGGAAAAGGCCATGACGAGCGCGTCGCGCACGCCCTTCAGGAGATCGAGCGGGCGCACCCAGCTTTGCAGTCGGACCCGCGCGAGATAGTAGCAGGCCTGCAGCGTCAACCCCAGCAGCACGGCGAGCACGAAGCCGCCAAGCGCGATGAAGTCGTGAAAGCCCTTCACGCCGACAATGCTCGCGACAATGCCGAAGACGGCGAGCGGCACGAGGTCGATGATCCAGTGCAGGATCGTGATCAGGCTCGTCAGCGCGACATGGACGAGGTCCTCCACCGTGCACACTTCATGATGGCGCACGCCGCGCAAGGCGACGCCGAAAGCGACCGCGATGAAGATGACGCCCATCACCGTGCCGTCGTCGGAGAAAGGTCCGGCGATGCTTTTCGGCACGGCTTCGAAAAACTGGGTCACGGGATCGACGGCGGCATGCGCCTTCTCGGCCGGCGCCGGGGGCGGGCCGGCCGTCGTCCATGCGCCCGGCTGCACGATATTGGCGACGAAAAGACCGATGAGAATCGCGACGAGCGTATTGGTGAGCAGCAGCGTCGCGAGCCGCGTCGCCTGCCCGCCGCCAAGATGCGCGCGCATCAGCGCCTGCACGATGGCGAGCAGGATGAGCGGCGGCGCGAGCGCGCCGAGAATGCGCAGGACGAGCTTCGCCGGCAAGGCGAGCGCGGCCGCCTGCGAGCCGAGGGCGACGCCGGCGACGAGGCCAAGCGCGACGCCCGTTAGGATGCGAAGGTAAAGCGGGATGGCGCGCCATCGGGCGAGGACGCCCGTTTGCTGTGTTTCGTCCTGCTGCAAGGCGACCTCTTACGGTTGGGCTTGTGGCGACTATCGCCGAAGACCTTGGCGCGTCAAAGCGCGCGGGCGCATTTCCCCGCGACAGTCGAGAAGCTATGATGCCGCGTCTCTCGCAGGGAGCCGTCCATGTCCTCGCCCTTCGACCGGCGCCGCCTCATCGTCACGAGCGTCCTCGCCGTGCTCGTCATTCCGGTCTTTTTTCTCTCCATGCGCGTCTTCACGGCGTGGCGGGCGGGCTATGGCTGGGAGGAAATGGACTGGGACGGCAAGGGCCGCACGACGATCCTGGACTTCCTGAAGGCCGCCGAGATCGGCAAGCGCCCGGCGCTGGTGGGCGAGCGGTCGTGCCTGGAGTATTTCCGATATCAGGACGGGATCGTGGTGAAGACGGTGTGTCCGCCCTAGCGGCGCATAATCGTTTGACGGTCATTGCATCATGACGGCGCTCCAATACCTCCCCTTTACGGGGAGGTCGGCGGCCAAAGGCCGCCGGGTGGGGTTCTCTCCGCCGCCGCGCCGATCGAGGTTTTACCCCTCCCGACCCCGCTTCGCGGGGCCACCCTCCCCGTAAAGGGGAGGGATTAGCTCACGCCCGGCGTTCGCGCGGTCGCCGCCCGCCATTGCCATCTCGCCCCGTCTGCGCTAGCTCGACGCGTCTTTCCCGCGCCCATTAAACAGGGCGCGCGACCGGAGCTTTCCCGCATGAAACTGCCCAATCAGTTCTATCGCCCGCTGGCCATCGGCGCGCCCGCTCCCTATCGCGAGCCGCCGGTCAAGGTCGAGCGCATGATCCATTTCGTGCCGCCGCATGTCGAAAAGATGCGCGCCAAGGTTCCGGACATCGCCAAACAGGTCGACGTTGTGCTCGGCAATCTCGAAGACGCCATTCCCGCCGACGCCAAGGAAGCCGCGCGCAAGGGCTTCATCGAGATGGCCAAGGCGGTCGATTTCGGCTCGACGGGCCTCTGGACCCGCATGAACGCGCTGAACTCCCCCTGGGCGCTCGACGACATGATCGAGATCGTCGGCGCGGTGGGGAACAAGCTCGACGTCGTCATGCTGCCCAAGGTCGAAGGCCCGTGGGACATCGCCTATCTCGACCAGCTTCTCGCACAGCTCGAAGCCCGCAACGGCGTGACGAAGCCCATCATGATCCACGCCATTCTGGAGACGGCCGAGGGCGTCAAGAATGTCGACGCCATCGCCGCCGCCTCGCCCCGCATGCACGGCATTTCGCTCGGACCGGCGGACCTCGCGGCTTCGCGCGCCATGAAGACGACGCGCGTCGGCGGCGGGCATCCGGAATATAAGGTCATCGCCGACGCCGAGCCCGGCGCCGGGCTGCGCGCCACCTTCCAGCAGGATCTCTGGCACTACACCATCGCCAAGATGGTCGACGCCTGCGCCTCGGCGGGCGTCAAGGCCTTTTACGGCCCCTTCGGCGACTTCTCCGACGGCCCGGCCTGCGAAGCGCAGTTCCGCAACGCCTTTCTGCTTGGCTGCGCCGGCGCGTGGTCGCTGCATCCGACGCAGATCGACATCGCCAAGCGCGTTTTCTCGCCCGATCCGGACGAGGTCGCCTTCGCCAGGAAGGTGCTGGAGGCCATGCCCGACGGCACCGGCGCGGTGATGATCGACGGCAAGATGCAGGACGACGCCACCTGGAAACAGTGCAAGGTGGTGGTCGATCTCGCGAAACAGGTCGCCGCCAAGGACGCCGATTTCGCCAGAATTTACGGCTTCTGATCGGCGCAAGCTTGGTTAACGCCCGGTAAAACGCAAGCAATCCTCTCCCGTTCTTTGTGGGAGAGGATAAAATCGCAGAAAAAAAGATTTGAAAAACCAATTGGCTAGCCGCAGCGCCTTTGCTTAGGCTTTTAACTTTTCGGATCTTTGCGCGGTTAACCCTCAGCGGCGACTCTCCTGCGAAAGGAGACGCAGCCGATGAGCATGACGCTATACCTCAAGCATGCGAGCCAGAACGACCTCGCCCGCTATGCGGCCGAGGGCGTCGAGAGCGACGATCTCGGCGTGCTGGCGGAGGCGGGTGTCGCCGACAGGCAGGCCGCGCGCCTCAAGGAGCTGGAGCTTCTTTACGTCGCCGATGAGGGGCGCGCGCCCTTGAGCATCGCCGCGCGCGACATGCTCTTCGACCATCTCGATCTGCTGCGCCGGCGCGGCTCCGGCCTCATGCGCGTTTCGAGCCCCTCCGCCCCCGTGTTCGATCTGCACGGCTCGTGGCGGATGCTGCATTTCCTTTTCACCGGCGACGCCTTTGAAGGCGCGCCGCCGGCCGCGACCCTGCTCGCGGGCGGGCGCGAAGTCGGCGAGGATCTGGGCTTCGGCCCGCCGCGCATGCTCTCGCTCGACGAGACGGCGGCTTTCTCCGGCTTTCTCAATGGGCTCGATCTCGACGCGCTGGCGGCCCGGCTCGACGGCAAGGCCGTCAAGTCGCTCGGCCTTCGTCGCGGCGAGGGAGAAGCCTGCGCCGGCGCGCTGCATGAAGATCTCGCGCGCTATTTCCCCGGTCTTCAGGCTTTCGTCGCGGCGGCTGCGAGCCGGCGACAGGGGATGCTCATCTGGATGCTGTGAGCGAGTAGTGGTTAGTTACAACTTGTCCGCGTTCGTTCGAAGCCGCGCGTGTCCCCTGCCTGCGATGGACGCAGGCGTCTCTGACCGGCTTTGGAAAGTTGCGGATATCGCCGCGCTGGTCGAGGCGGCAGAAGAAGCGACCGCGCCAAAAAAGTGCGGGCCGTTACAAGAAACGAGAAAACTAGTCACCTAGAGGGTCTCTGATTCGCACGTAATCCTCGCTGTTCACCCACAACGATATTTTCGTCACATCAGAAATTTTTAGTTTGTCAAGCTGAAAGGTTGAGAATTGCGTAATCATCACCTATTATTCGTAGCCATCCGCCACGCGTCGGGCGGTGACTTTAGAAGCGCGGGACACAGCCATGGCCATTTCGTCTCTTAGGGACGCACTCCGGTGGTTGTCCGGGGGCGATGAAAAGAAAGAGCCTCTTTTCAAATCAGAGAAGGAGGCTTACGACTTCTGCCGCAAACTTTACAATAAATCAGGGGGTGCGACGGACGACCTTCGTCGCGCCTATGATTTTTACCTAAAAAATTACGATGACGGATGCGACGCAGAAACTCGACCTGAAAGACATCCGCATATCTCCGCTGACTGATGGGTTAATACTTAAAGGATTTAGCTGTGGAGATTATGGCATAGACAGGTTTATTGCAAACAAATCTATGAAATACCAGTCATCGTACCGAGCGCGTTTCTTTTGTGCCCACAGTAAAACAGGATCAACCGTTTTAGGCCTATATTCACTTACGCTGTTGATTGAGCAGACTGACAAGCTTTTGGCAGATGAGAAACGGCATTACCAGAATGAAAAGCATTTCCCAGCGATTTATATACAGTCCTTAGCCGTGCTGAGCAGGTACCAAGGCGGCGGCCTAGGGACGATCTTGCTTATCAATGCGCTGACGAGAGCGCACATGATAGCTCAAAACGTCGCCGTCTTCGGGGTTGCGCTGCGCTCACTAAACGATGACACGACCCGCCTTTATAAGCGATACGGGTTCTGTATCCGCGACGATGGAGCAAATCCTTTGATGGTTTTACCCATCTGGTCACTTGACGACATTTTCAAGAACGCGCGTGCATAAATTTCAAACTGCCCACTACTGTAAACCGCCGCCATTGACAGGCGGCGGGCTAGGCTCTTACAAAGCCCGCCAATCTCGAAAGAGAAGACCGATCATCAGCCCAGCCGCCCTGTGAGACGGCAGGCCAACGCCCGGCAGCGCGATGCGCCCCCGGGCGCGTTTTGCTTTGGAGCGGCGGCTGCGCGAGCGGCCCCGCGGGAGAGAAGACATGTTCGAGAGCCTTTCCGACAAGCTCTCCGCCGTATTCGACCGCCTGACGAAGCGCGGCGCGCTGACCGAGAACGACGTCGACGAAGCGTTGCGTGAAATCCGCCGCGCTTTGCTCGAGGCGGACGTCGCGCTCGACGTTGTGCGCTCCTTCGCCGACAAGGTGCGCGACCGCGCCGTGGGCGCGAACGTCATCAAATCGGTCTCGCCCGGCCAAATGGTCGTCAAGATCGTCAATGACGTGCTGGTCGAGACGCTGGGCGACACGGCCGAGCCGATCAATCTCGCCGCCAAGCCCCCCGTCGCCATCATGATGGTCGGCCTGCAGGGCGCCGGCAAGACGACAACCACCGCCAAGATCGCCAAGCGCCTCAAGGAGCGCCATGACAAGCGCGTGCTGATGGCCTCGCTCGACGTGAAGCGCCCGGCCGCGCAGGAGCAGCTCGCCGTGCTCGGCCGTCAGGTCGAGATCGATACGCTGCCCATCGTCGCGGGCCAGACGCCGCTGCAGATCGCCCGGCGCGCCATGGAGGCCGCGCGGCTCGAAGGCTATGACGTGGTGCTGCTCGACACGGCCGGCCGCACCCATATTGACGAGCCGCTCATGCAGGAGATGGCGGACATCAAGTCCTACGCCA
The nucleotide sequence above comes from Methylocystis parvus OBBP. Encoded proteins:
- a CDS encoding dicarboxylate/amino acid:cation symporter, whose protein sequence is MQQDETQQTGVLARWRAIPLYLRILTGVALGLVAGVALGSQAAALALPAKLVLRILGALAPPLILLAIVQALMRAHLGGGQATRLATLLLTNTLVAILIGLFVANIVQPGAWTTAGPPPAPAEKAHAAVDPVTQFFEAVPKSIAGPFSDDGTVMGVIFIAVAFGVALRGVRHHEVCTVEDLVHVALTSLITILHWIIDLVPLAVFGIVASIVGVKGFHDFIALGGFVLAVLLGLTLQACYYLARVRLQSWVRPLDLLKGVRDALVMAFSTGSSTATMPVTYEALRKNVGLREQSASMGALVGSNFNNDGTALYEAMSALFVAQLLGMHLTLGQQFTVILTSVIASVGAAGIPEAGLVTMTMVFKAVALPTDYIAMLLTVDWLLDRCRTAINVMGDVTVSCLLDGKTKGDPGD
- a CDS encoding DUF1877 family protein codes for the protein MSMTLYLKHASQNDLARYAAEGVESDDLGVLAEAGVADRQAARLKELELLYVADEGRAPLSIAARDMLFDHLDLLRRRGSGLMRVSSPSAPVFDLHGSWRMLHFLFTGDAFEGAPPAATLLAGGREVGEDLGFGPPRMLSLDETAAFSGFLNGLDLDALAARLDGKAVKSLGLRRGEGEACAGALHEDLARYFPGLQAFVAAAASRRQGMLIWML
- a CDS encoding HpcH/HpaI aldolase/citrate lyase family protein; its protein translation is MKLPNQFYRPLAIGAPAPYREPPVKVERMIHFVPPHVEKMRAKVPDIAKQVDVVLGNLEDAIPADAKEAARKGFIEMAKAVDFGSTGLWTRMNALNSPWALDDMIEIVGAVGNKLDVVMLPKVEGPWDIAYLDQLLAQLEARNGVTKPIMIHAILETAEGVKNVDAIAAASPRMHGISLGPADLAASRAMKTTRVGGGHPEYKVIADAEPGAGLRATFQQDLWHYTIAKMVDACASAGVKAFYGPFGDFSDGPACEAQFRNAFLLGCAGAWSLHPTQIDIAKRVFSPDPDEVAFARKVLEAMPDGTGAVMIDGKMQDDATWKQCKVVVDLAKQVAAKDADFARIYGF
- a CDS encoding GNAT family N-acetyltransferase, with the protein product MTDATQKLDLKDIRISPLTDGLILKGFSCGDYGIDRFIANKSMKYQSSYRARFFCAHSKTGSTVLGLYSLTLLIEQTDKLLADEKRHYQNEKHFPAIYIQSLAVLSRYQGGGLGTILLINALTRAHMIAQNVAVFGVALRSLNDDTTRLYKRYGFCIRDDGANPLMVLPIWSLDDIFKNARA